A genomic segment from bacterium encodes:
- a CDS encoding L-threonylcarbamoyladenylate synthase, translated as MDKINPPIITIRSGQIDHKAVRAAVEALHTGALIILPTETVYGVAADPRVPGAEDRIYEAKGRERSKPLPMMAASLKAVEATGAELCPAARRLACRYWPGPLTLVVNCGSRVEGFRVPNHPVALAILQAVGGLLRVTSANQSGEPSALTAASALQALGQHVALVLDAGSARLGMESTVVDATGDTLKILRQGALPAKAILSRPKVWLVCTGNTCRSPMAEYLLRHWLGPAPQWEVASAGVSALDGQRASECAIQVMQEKKLDLASHRSRKLTEALIDDADLIVVMTEAHKRAILHRFPWLDDRVVLLNTFSSAHPGEDVPDPFGMSLAVYRAIRDEIDAAMPDLLLHLHGLYHK; from the coding sequence ATGGACAAGATTAACCCTCCGATCATTACGATCAGATCCGGTCAGATCGATCATAAGGCCGTTCGCGCGGCCGTAGAAGCCCTACATACCGGGGCCTTGATCATTTTGCCGACCGAGACTGTTTACGGAGTTGCGGCTGATCCTAGGGTGCCTGGGGCTGAGGACCGGATCTATGAGGCCAAAGGGCGCGAGCGTAGCAAGCCGCTGCCCATGATGGCAGCCTCGCTAAAAGCTGTTGAGGCTACGGGCGCTGAGTTATGTCCCGCGGCGAGGCGGCTAGCCTGCCGTTATTGGCCTGGCCCACTGACGCTGGTGGTGAACTGTGGTTCTCGGGTAGAAGGCTTTCGAGTACCCAATCATCCAGTCGCGCTGGCCATTTTGCAGGCGGTAGGTGGTTTATTGCGTGTGACCAGCGCCAATCAAAGCGGTGAGCCTTCTGCGCTCACTGCGGCATCTGCCTTACAGGCGTTAGGTCAGCATGTGGCACTCGTTCTGGATGCTGGTTCCGCCAGATTGGGTATGGAAAGTACGGTGGTGGATGCGACGGGGGACACCTTGAAGATTCTCAGGCAGGGGGCACTACCAGCCAAGGCCATTCTGTCGCGACCAAAAGTGTGGCTGGTTTGTACGGGGAATACGTGTCGCAGTCCTATGGCCGAGTATTTATTGCGTCACTGGCTGGGGCCTGCGCCCCAATGGGAAGTGGCGTCAGCTGGCGTATCGGCACTGGATGGGCAGCGGGCAAGTGAGTGTGCGATTCAGGTCATGCAGGAAAAAAAGCTGGATTTGGCTTCGCATAGGAGCCGGAAACTGACTGAGGCCCTCATTGACGATGCAGACCTCATTGTGGTAATGACGGAGGCGCATAAGCGGGCAATTTTGCATCGTTTTCCATGGCTTGACGACCGCGTGGTGCTATTGAATACGTTCAGTTCTGCACACCCCGGGGAAGATGTTCCTGATCCATTTGGAATGTCGCTGGCCGTCTATCGTGCAATTCGGGATGAGATTGATGCGGCAATGCCTGATTTGCTGTTGCATTTACATGGGTTGTATCACAAGTGA
- the rpiB gene encoding ribose 5-phosphate isomerase B encodes MMKIAIGADHGGFELKETLKAELKKHRIAVEDVGCYSVEAVDYPDYARAVAVMVSEGLVDQGILICRTGLGMSMAANKFPRVRAALCLNPEMAIAARTHNDANVLVFGSDMETPAAAMATLDAWLKAVFAGEDRHQRRVDKIGSAKGAALEAASIAETDSEIYLAIKNEEERELKTLDLIASENYASRAVREAQGSVMTNKYAEGYPGKRYYNGCEFVDVAERLAIERAKALFGAEHVNVQPHCGSSANMAVYFSVLQPGDTILAMSLAHGGHLTHGHKINFSGRFFNFIPYGVSQKTEMIDYDEIAELALKHKPKMVVAGASAYARVLDFKRLREIADSVGAMLMVDMAHIAGLIAAGVHPSPVPYADFVTTTTHKTLRGPRSGMVLCRASYAAGIDKQVFPGLQGGPLMHTIAAKAVCFKEAMSPEFKQYQKQVVKNAKALAAYLAKHELRIVSGGTDNHLMLVDLTSSGITGKDASIALEKAGMIVNKNAIPFDVRPPAVTSGIRIGTPAITTRGMKEPEMERLGGWIVDAIKHQADESALARIKAEVVSTAVTFPVP; translated from the coding sequence ATGATGAAAATAGCGATTGGTGCGGATCATGGCGGTTTTGAACTTAAAGAGACGCTTAAGGCGGAGTTGAAAAAACACAGGATCGCTGTTGAGGATGTGGGGTGTTACAGCGTGGAAGCCGTGGATTATCCTGACTATGCCCGGGCTGTCGCCGTTATGGTTTCTGAAGGGCTTGTGGATCAGGGAATCCTGATTTGTCGAACGGGTCTGGGGATGAGCATGGCGGCCAACAAGTTTCCCCGTGTCAGGGCAGCGTTGTGTCTGAATCCCGAGATGGCGATTGCCGCGCGCACTCATAATGATGCTAACGTTCTCGTCTTCGGCAGCGATATGGAGACGCCTGCAGCAGCCATGGCGACATTAGATGCCTGGCTCAAGGCTGTATTTGCAGGCGAAGATCGGCATCAGCGACGTGTGGATAAGATTGGTTCCGCAAAAGGGGCGGCTTTGGAGGCGGCTTCCATCGCGGAGACGGATAGTGAGATCTACCTCGCAATCAAAAATGAAGAAGAGCGTGAGCTGAAAACGCTGGACTTGATTGCCTCTGAAAACTATGCCAGTCGCGCGGTTCGTGAAGCCCAGGGTTCGGTTATGACCAATAAGTATGCCGAAGGGTACCCCGGGAAGCGTTACTATAACGGTTGTGAGTTTGTGGATGTGGCCGAGCGGCTGGCGATTGAGCGGGCTAAGGCCTTGTTTGGCGCGGAACATGTCAACGTGCAGCCGCACTGTGGAAGTTCGGCTAACATGGCGGTATATTTTTCTGTTCTCCAGCCGGGCGATACCATTCTGGCTATGAGTCTTGCTCATGGAGGCCATCTGACTCACGGACATAAAATCAATTTCTCGGGACGGTTCTTCAACTTCATTCCGTATGGGGTCAGCCAGAAGACAGAAATGATTGATTATGATGAAATCGCGGAACTGGCGCTCAAGCATAAGCCCAAAATGGTGGTTGCAGGCGCCAGTGCCTATGCCCGTGTGCTCGATTTCAAGCGGCTTCGTGAAATCGCGGATAGCGTGGGGGCTATGCTCATGGTCGATATGGCGCATATCGCAGGCTTGATCGCAGCCGGAGTGCATCCTAGTCCGGTTCCGTATGCTGACTTTGTCACGACCACCACGCATAAAACGCTCCGGGGGCCCCGCAGTGGAATGGTGCTATGTAGGGCAAGTTACGCCGCCGGGATTGATAAACAGGTTTTTCCCGGTCTGCAGGGCGGTCCCTTGATGCACACCATTGCGGCCAAGGCGGTTTGCTTTAAAGAGGCGATGTCGCCGGAATTCAAACAATATCAAAAACAGGTCGTTAAGAATGCCAAGGCGTTGGCTGCGTATCTTGCCAAGCATGAGTTACGAATTGTGTCGGGAGGAACCGATAATCACCTGATGCTGGTCGATCTGACCTCCAGTGGCATTACGGGAAAAGACGCTTCGATCGCCCTCGAGAAGGCGGGTATGATTGTAAATAAAAATGCCATTCCGTTTGACGTTCGGCCTCCGGCTGTCACTTCGGGAATTCGCATTGGGACGCCCGCCATCACCACGCGGGGTATGAAGGAACCTGAGATGGAACGACTGGGCGGCTGGATTGTGGATGCGATTAAACATCAGGCTGATGAAAGTGCCCTGGCGCGAATCAAGGCGGAGGTGGTGTCCACTGCGGTGACGTTTCCCGTCCCGTAA